A region from the Mycolicibacterium phlei genome encodes:
- a CDS encoding NADPH:quinone oxidoreductase family protein, whose product MRAAVCPAYGPPENVVIEHRPSPQVSAGQVRVRVAAAAVNFPDVLLVADQYQVSVPPPFVPGSEFAGTVVECADDVGDLAVGDRVSGAVLCGAFAEEVVVAAAGLSRIPDGVDDRSAAAFGVAHGTAYHTLRSMARIRAGDELVVLGAGGGVGLAAVQLGVALGATVTAVASSPEKLSAAADYGAAKLINHRECALRDALRDALPEGAHAVIDPVGGELAEPALRSLRRGGRFVTVGFASGTIPRIPLNLVLVKGIHILGFHFQDVPPEEFARNQAELRELLAGGRVRPHISAVYPLSEVTAALRHVADGRAVGKVVIDLA is encoded by the coding sequence ATGCGTGCGGCGGTCTGCCCGGCGTACGGGCCGCCCGAGAACGTCGTCATCGAGCACCGGCCGTCACCGCAGGTGTCGGCCGGTCAGGTCCGGGTGCGGGTGGCCGCCGCCGCGGTGAACTTCCCCGACGTGCTGCTGGTGGCCGACCAGTACCAGGTCAGCGTGCCGCCGCCGTTCGTTCCGGGCAGCGAGTTCGCGGGCACCGTCGTCGAATGCGCGGACGACGTCGGTGATCTCGCGGTCGGTGACCGCGTCAGCGGTGCGGTGCTGTGCGGGGCGTTCGCCGAGGAGGTCGTCGTCGCGGCCGCCGGACTGAGCCGCATCCCGGACGGTGTCGACGACCGCTCGGCCGCCGCGTTCGGGGTGGCCCACGGGACGGCGTATCACACGCTGCGGTCGATGGCCCGCATCCGGGCGGGCGACGAACTGGTGGTGCTGGGCGCCGGCGGTGGCGTCGGTCTGGCCGCGGTGCAACTCGGCGTCGCGCTGGGCGCCACGGTGACCGCGGTGGCGTCGTCACCCGAGAAGCTTTCGGCGGCAGCGGATTACGGAGCGGCCAAGCTGATCAACCACCGGGAGTGTGCGCTACGGGACGCGCTGCGTGACGCCCTGCCGGAAGGGGCGCACGCCGTCATCGACCCGGTCGGCGGTGAGCTCGCCGAGCCTGCGCTGCGCTCGCTGCGGCGCGGCGGACGGTTCGTCACCGTGGGCTTCGCGTCGGGCACCATCCCCCGGATTCCGCTGAACCTGGTGCTGGTCAAAGGGATTCACATACTGGGGTTCCACTTCCAGGACGTGCCGCCGGAGGAGTTCGCGCGCAACCAGGCCGAGCTGCGCGAGCTGCTGGCCGGCGGGCGGGTGCGTCCGCACATCAGCGCGGTCTACCCGCTCTCCGAGGTGACCGCGGCGCTGCGTCACGTCGCGGACGGCAGGGCGGTCGGCAAGGTCGTCATCGACCTCGCCTGA
- a CDS encoding TetR/AcrR family transcriptional regulator yields the protein MTGTEPARPYASLLAKGEDRRQRILAVAERLVARNGWRNTSLAQIAKEAGVTPAGLLHHFESKEQLLNAVLDARDADDATHSDYLSGDLVTELSKVSERFVRAPELVGTFTVLLAENIAPDAPLHDRFIKRYRDAAEIITTIIKRGQESGKYRTDIDAATKAVEILAFSHGMETLWLLDPSTPLTEVFKQYAESLGRDLAVRSST from the coding sequence GTGACCGGCACGGAGCCCGCGCGGCCCTACGCCTCGCTGCTCGCCAAGGGCGAGGATCGTAGGCAACGCATCCTCGCCGTCGCCGAACGACTCGTCGCGCGCAACGGGTGGCGCAACACGTCGCTGGCCCAGATCGCCAAGGAAGCCGGGGTGACCCCCGCCGGGCTGCTGCACCACTTCGAGTCCAAGGAGCAGTTGCTCAACGCGGTGCTCGATGCCCGCGACGCCGACGACGCGACGCACTCCGACTACCTCTCCGGCGATCTGGTCACCGAACTCAGCAAGGTCTCCGAACGGTTCGTGCGGGCGCCCGAACTGGTCGGCACATTCACCGTGCTATTGGCCGAGAACATCGCCCCCGACGCCCCGCTGCACGACCGGTTCATCAAGCGCTACCGCGACGCGGCCGAGATCATCACCACGATCATCAAGCGCGGTCAGGAGTCCGGGAAATACCGCACAGACATCGACGCGGCCACCAAGGCCGTGGAAATCCTCGCCTTCAGCCACGGAATGGAGACCCTATGGTTGCTCGACCCATCGACCCCATTGACCGAGGTGTTCAAACAGTACGCCGAGTCGCTGGGGCGCGACCTGGCAGTGAGGAGCTCGACATGA
- a CDS encoding cytochrome P450, with translation MTTDLASIDYFSDQAISQDPFAYWDALREKGPVYREPHQGVVAVTGYDEVLAAFRDHDSFSAVNAIGGPFPPLPFEPEGDDITEQIEAHRHLFPIHEHLVVMDPPAHERARSLLTKLLTPRRLKENEDFMWQLVDSQIDQFIGNGRCEFLSEYAKPFATAAIIDLLGVPEEDRPEFMAALGAERPDGTRVGSLDGEPVGLDPLQYLDDKFAGYLAERRREPRGDVLSGMATALYPDGSTPELIEVVKPATFLFAAGQETVTKLLSAAVQTLGDYPEYQQLLREQPEKIGVFIEEALRMQSPTKVDFRLVRKTTTLGGVPLKAGTIVMLCLGAANRDPRKFDNPHEFRLDRKNVREHVAFGRGIHSCAGAPLARVEGQITVRRLLDRISDIRISESAHGPAGQRRYSYEPTFLLRGLTELNIEFTAGG, from the coding sequence GTGACGACCGATCTCGCTTCCATCGACTACTTCTCCGACCAGGCGATCAGCCAGGATCCGTTCGCGTACTGGGACGCACTGCGCGAGAAGGGGCCGGTCTACCGCGAACCGCACCAGGGCGTCGTGGCCGTCACCGGCTACGACGAGGTGCTGGCGGCCTTCCGCGACCACGACTCGTTCTCGGCGGTCAACGCGATCGGCGGCCCGTTCCCGCCGCTGCCGTTCGAGCCCGAGGGCGACGACATCACCGAGCAGATCGAGGCGCACCGCCACCTGTTCCCGATCCACGAGCACCTCGTGGTGATGGACCCGCCTGCCCACGAGCGGGCGCGCTCGCTGCTGACCAAGCTGCTCACCCCGCGCCGCCTCAAGGAGAACGAGGACTTCATGTGGCAGCTGGTCGACAGCCAGATCGACCAGTTCATCGGCAACGGTCGCTGCGAGTTCCTCTCCGAGTACGCGAAACCCTTTGCCACCGCGGCGATCATCGACCTGCTCGGCGTGCCCGAGGAGGACCGCCCGGAGTTCATGGCCGCCCTCGGCGCCGAACGTCCCGACGGCACCCGCGTCGGCTCCCTCGACGGTGAGCCGGTCGGTCTGGACCCGCTGCAGTACCTCGACGACAAGTTCGCCGGCTACCTGGCCGAGCGGCGCCGCGAACCCCGTGGCGATGTGCTGTCCGGCATGGCGACCGCGCTCTATCCCGACGGCTCGACACCCGAACTGATCGAGGTCGTCAAGCCGGCGACCTTCCTGTTCGCCGCCGGGCAGGAGACGGTGACCAAGCTGCTGTCGGCCGCGGTGCAGACCCTCGGCGACTACCCCGAGTACCAGCAGCTGCTGCGTGAGCAGCCGGAGAAGATCGGGGTGTTCATCGAGGAGGCGCTGCGTATGCAGTCGCCGACCAAGGTCGACTTCCGGCTGGTCCGCAAGACCACCACGCTCGGCGGTGTCCCGCTCAAGGCCGGCACCATCGTGATGCTGTGCCTGGGCGCGGCCAACCGCGACCCGCGCAAGTTCGACAACCCGCACGAGTTCCGGCTGGACCGCAAGAACGTGCGCGAGCACGTCGCGTTCGGCCGCGGCATCCACTCCTGCGCGGGCGCGCCGCTGGCCCGGGTCGAGGGTCAGATCACCGTGCGCCGCCTGCTGGACCGGATCAGCGACATCCGGATCAGCGAGTCCGCGCACGGCCCGGCGGGGCAGCGCCGGTACTCCTACGAGCCCACCTTCCTGCTTCGCGGGCTGACCGAACTGAACATCGAGTTCACCGCCGGCGGGTAG
- a CDS encoding TetR/AcrR family transcriptional regulator, which produces MTTQRSETSTRQRLIEATATIMRDEGYAAATSRRVAAEAGVKQALVYYYFPTMDDLFVEVLRAGAEASLERMREALTDADPLRALWRINSDLRATSLNTEFMALANHRKAIRAELKAYAERVRDIETAAVTVALRAAGVDLDEYPPVAVSMLIAQIARSLCNEDAVGVTLGHDEMRAFMDRLMTLFTGR; this is translated from the coding sequence GTGACGACGCAGAGGTCGGAGACCAGTACCCGCCAGCGGCTGATCGAGGCGACCGCCACGATCATGCGCGACGAGGGTTACGCCGCCGCCACCTCGCGGCGCGTCGCCGCCGAGGCCGGCGTCAAACAGGCGCTGGTCTACTACTACTTCCCCACCATGGACGACCTGTTCGTCGAGGTGCTGCGCGCGGGCGCGGAGGCGTCGCTGGAGCGGATGCGCGAGGCGCTCACCGACGCCGATCCGCTGCGCGCGCTGTGGCGGATCAACAGCGACCTGCGTGCGACCAGCCTCAACACCGAGTTCATGGCGCTGGCCAACCACCGCAAGGCGATTCGCGCCGAGCTCAAGGCCTACGCCGAACGGGTCCGCGACATCGAGACCGCGGCGGTCACCGTGGCGCTGCGTGCCGCCGGCGTCGACCTCGACGAGTACCCGCCGGTCGCGGTGTCGATGCTGATCGCCCAGATCGCGCGCAGCCTGTGCAACGAGGACGCCGTCGGGGTCACGCTCGGCCACGACGAGATGCGCGCGTTCATGGACCGTCTGATGACACTGTTCACCGGGCGGTAG
- a CDS encoding mycofactocin-coupled SDR family oxidoreductase produces MGGRVEGKVAFVTGAARGQGRAHAVRLAQEGADIIAVDVCKRISSNEDIPAASPEDLAETTDLVKNLGRRIVAEEVDVRDYDALKQVVDSGVEQLGRLDIVVANAGIGNGGATLDKTSEADWTDMIDVNLAGVWKTVKVAVPHLLEGGRGGSIILTSSVGGLKAYPHTGHYIAAKHGVIGLMRTFAVELGQHNIRVNAVCPTNVNTPLFMNEGTMKLFRPDLENPGPDDLAVAAQFMHVLPVGWVEPEDVANAVLFLASDESRYITGLPVTIDAGSMLK; encoded by the coding sequence ATGGGTGGGCGAGTTGAGGGCAAGGTCGCGTTCGTGACCGGCGCGGCGCGCGGTCAGGGTCGCGCGCACGCGGTGCGGCTGGCGCAGGAGGGCGCCGACATCATCGCCGTCGACGTCTGCAAGCGGATCTCCAGCAACGAGGACATCCCCGCCGCCAGCCCCGAGGACCTCGCCGAGACCACCGACCTGGTCAAGAACCTCGGCAGGCGCATCGTCGCCGAGGAGGTCGACGTGCGCGACTACGACGCGCTCAAGCAGGTCGTCGACAGCGGTGTCGAACAGCTGGGCCGCCTCGACATCGTTGTCGCCAACGCCGGCATCGGCAACGGCGGCGCGACGCTGGACAAGACCAGCGAGGCCGACTGGACCGACATGATCGACGTCAACCTCGCCGGCGTCTGGAAGACCGTGAAGGTCGCTGTCCCCCACCTGCTCGAGGGCGGACGCGGCGGCTCGATCATCCTGACCAGCTCGGTCGGCGGCCTGAAGGCCTACCCGCACACCGGGCACTACATCGCCGCCAAGCACGGCGTGATCGGCCTGATGCGCACCTTCGCCGTCGAGCTGGGCCAGCACAACATCCGCGTCAACGCGGTCTGCCCGACCAATGTGAACACCCCGCTGTTCATGAACGAGGGCACCATGAAGCTGTTCCGCCCCGACCTGGAGAACCCGGGCCCCGACGACCTCGCCGTCGCCGCGCAGTTCATGCACGTGCTGCCGGTCGGCTGGGTGGAGCCCGAGGACGTCGCCAACGCGGTGCTGTTCCTGGCGTCCGACGAGTCGCGCTACATCACCGGCCTGCCGGTCACCATCGACGCCGGCAGCATGCTCAAGTAA
- a CDS encoding TIGR03619 family F420-dependent LLM class oxidoreductase produces the protein MKLVFNLPHMLRLKAMMQPWEASVTGADQTRMAKCADEWGYDMIAVPEHFVIPNDHVELSGPHYLQSTVAQAYLAGATQRIMLNSCITVLPLQHPIVLAKALATADWMSSGRMMVTFGVGWLEKEFELLGVPFRERGRIADEYLAAIVELWTAESPRYHGKYVSFEDVAFEPKPVQKPHLPIWIGGDSDAALRRAAKYASGWWSFLTPPEKIAERVEFIKSQPGYDGRPFDVVHGLGTTRVGEGHTARDDPNARPGMSAAEIVDRLGWLAEQGVTVSAVPLPPVSGVDEYLDYAQWVIEVARDFGVVSRDQRH, from the coding sequence GTGAAGCTGGTCTTCAACCTCCCGCACATGCTGCGGCTCAAGGCGATGATGCAACCGTGGGAGGCGTCGGTGACCGGCGCCGACCAGACCCGGATGGCCAAGTGCGCCGACGAGTGGGGCTACGACATGATCGCGGTCCCCGAGCATTTCGTGATCCCCAACGACCACGTCGAGCTGTCCGGCCCGCACTACCTGCAGTCCACCGTGGCGCAGGCGTACCTCGCGGGCGCGACACAGCGGATCATGCTCAACTCGTGCATCACCGTGCTGCCGCTGCAGCACCCGATCGTGCTGGCCAAGGCGCTGGCGACCGCCGACTGGATGAGCAGCGGCCGGATGATGGTGACGTTCGGAGTCGGTTGGCTGGAGAAGGAATTCGAGCTGCTGGGGGTGCCGTTCCGGGAACGCGGGCGCATCGCCGACGAGTACCTGGCCGCGATCGTCGAACTGTGGACGGCCGAATCGCCGCGCTACCACGGCAAGTACGTGTCCTTCGAGGATGTCGCGTTCGAGCCCAAACCCGTCCAGAAGCCGCACCTGCCGATCTGGATCGGCGGTGACTCCGACGCCGCGCTGCGCCGGGCCGCGAAGTACGCGTCGGGCTGGTGGTCGTTTCTCACCCCGCCGGAGAAGATCGCCGAGCGCGTAGAGTTCATCAAGTCCCAACCCGGTTACGACGGACGGCCTTTCGACGTGGTCCACGGCCTGGGTACGACGCGGGTCGGCGAGGGGCACACCGCGCGCGACGATCCGAACGCCCGTCCCGGGATGAGCGCCGCCGAGATCGTCGACCGGCTCGGCTGGCTCGCCGAGCAGGGCGTGACGGTCAGCGCGGTACCGCTGCCGCCGGTCAGCGGCGTCGACGAGTACCTCGACTACGCGCAGTGGGTGATCGAGGTAGCACGCGATTTCGGTGTAGTTAGTCGCGACCAGCGCCACTAA
- a CDS encoding acyl-CoA dehydrogenase family protein, which translates to MQRNLFTEDHEAFRELARDFVEKEVVPHYPEWEKAGRMPREVFKRMGSLGMLGVAIPEEYGGGGTPDYRYNVVLQEEAARALVTLSTVRTQLEVILPYFLHYANSEQRKRWFPGLASGELLTAIAMTEPGTGSDLAGMRTTAVRDGDEWILNGAKTFITGGMQADLVIVVARTFTDPDNRRKGLTLFVVEDGMPGFTRGRELEKMGCKVQDTAELSFVDVRVPHANMLGEEGEAFSYLGHNLPQERLTVAVGSVAQARSAIAAAIDYTKSRKAFGQPVASFQNTKFELAACSTEVEAAQAMLDRAVALHVDGELSAADAARVKLFCTEMQARVVDRCLQLFGGYGYMMEYPIARLYTDARVARIYAGTSEVMKVIIAKSLGL; encoded by the coding sequence GTGCAACGCAACCTGTTCACCGAAGACCACGAGGCGTTCCGCGAGCTGGCTCGCGACTTCGTCGAGAAGGAGGTCGTCCCGCACTATCCCGAGTGGGAGAAGGCGGGGCGGATGCCGCGCGAGGTGTTCAAGCGGATGGGGTCGCTGGGCATGCTCGGCGTGGCGATCCCGGAGGAGTACGGCGGGGGCGGCACACCGGACTACCGCTACAACGTGGTGCTGCAGGAGGAGGCGGCCCGCGCGCTGGTGACGTTGTCGACGGTGCGCACCCAGCTTGAGGTGATCCTGCCGTACTTCCTGCACTACGCCAACTCCGAACAGCGCAAGCGCTGGTTCCCGGGGCTGGCGTCGGGGGAGCTGCTCACCGCGATCGCGATGACCGAACCCGGCACCGGCTCCGACCTGGCCGGGATGCGCACCACCGCGGTGCGCGACGGCGACGAGTGGATCCTCAACGGCGCCAAGACTTTCATCACCGGCGGTATGCAGGCCGATCTGGTGATCGTCGTCGCGCGCACGTTCACCGACCCGGACAACCGGCGAAAAGGCCTGACACTGTTCGTCGTCGAGGACGGCATGCCCGGGTTCACCCGCGGCCGCGAACTGGAGAAGATGGGCTGCAAGGTTCAGGACACCGCCGAGCTGTCCTTCGTCGACGTGCGGGTGCCGCACGCGAACATGCTTGGCGAGGAGGGCGAGGCGTTCTCCTATCTGGGCCACAACCTGCCGCAGGAGCGGCTCACCGTCGCGGTGGGCTCGGTGGCGCAGGCACGTTCGGCGATCGCGGCGGCCATCGACTACACCAAGAGCCGCAAGGCGTTCGGCCAGCCGGTGGCGTCGTTCCAGAACACCAAGTTCGAACTGGCGGCCTGCTCGACGGAGGTGGAGGCCGCCCAGGCGATGCTCGACCGCGCGGTGGCGCTGCACGTCGACGGTGAGCTCTCGGCGGCCGACGCCGCGCGGGTCAAGCTGTTCTGCACCGAGATGCAGGCCCGCGTGGTGGACCGCTGCCTGCAGCTGTTCGGCGGCTACGGCTACATGATGGAGTACCCGATCGCGCGGCTGTACACCGACGCCCGCGTCGCCCGGATCTACGCGGGCACCAGCGAGGTCATGAAGGTCATCATCGCGAAGTCCCTCGGCCTCTAG
- a CDS encoding thiolase family protein, whose product MRETVIVEAVRTPVGKRNGGLSEIHAADLSAIVLNALVERAGISPEIVDDVVWGCVSQVGDQSSNIGRYAVLAAGWPETIPGTTVNRACGSSQQALDFAVHAVASGQQDVVVAGGVEVMSRVPLGSARATGMPYGPKVLERYHDFSFNQGISAELIAQKWGFSRTRLDEYSVRSHELAAAAQDSGAFESQIMPVFTGGEPVVADEGVRRGTTVEKLAGLKPAFKEDGVIHAGNSSQISDGAAALLVMTAERAAAMGLQPIVRYRAGAVTGADPVLMLTGPIPATEKVLHKAGVRLDEVGVFEVNEAFAPVPLAWLVETGADETKLNPLGGAIALGHPLGASGAVLMTRMINHMRDNGIRYGLQTMCEGGGTANATLVELVA is encoded by the coding sequence ATGCGGGAAACCGTGATCGTGGAGGCCGTGCGCACACCAGTCGGCAAGCGCAACGGCGGGTTGTCGGAGATCCACGCCGCTGACCTGTCGGCGATCGTGCTCAACGCACTCGTCGAGCGGGCGGGGATCAGCCCCGAGATCGTCGACGACGTGGTGTGGGGCTGTGTGTCCCAGGTCGGCGACCAGTCCAGCAACATCGGCCGCTACGCGGTGCTGGCCGCCGGGTGGCCGGAGACGATCCCGGGCACCACCGTCAACCGGGCGTGCGGCTCCAGCCAGCAGGCGCTGGACTTCGCCGTGCACGCGGTGGCGTCCGGGCAGCAGGACGTCGTCGTGGCCGGCGGCGTCGAGGTGATGAGCCGGGTGCCGCTGGGTTCGGCCCGCGCCACCGGTATGCCGTACGGGCCGAAAGTCCTTGAGCGCTACCACGACTTCTCGTTCAACCAGGGCATCTCGGCGGAGCTGATCGCACAGAAGTGGGGTTTCTCGCGCACTCGGCTCGACGAGTACTCGGTGCGCTCCCACGAACTCGCCGCAGCCGCGCAGGACAGCGGGGCGTTCGAATCGCAGATCATGCCGGTGTTCACCGGCGGGGAGCCCGTCGTCGCCGACGAGGGGGTGCGGCGCGGCACCACGGTGGAGAAACTCGCCGGCCTCAAGCCCGCCTTCAAGGAGGACGGGGTCATCCACGCAGGCAACTCGTCGCAGATCTCCGACGGTGCCGCCGCACTGCTGGTGATGACCGCCGAGCGGGCCGCCGCGATGGGACTGCAGCCGATCGTGCGCTACCGCGCGGGCGCGGTCACCGGCGCCGACCCCGTGCTGATGCTGACCGGGCCGATCCCGGCGACGGAGAAGGTGCTGCACAAGGCCGGAGTGCGGCTCGACGAGGTGGGCGTGTTCGAGGTCAACGAGGCGTTCGCCCCGGTGCCGCTGGCATGGCTGGTCGAGACCGGCGCCGACGAGACCAAGCTCAACCCGCTCGGCGGGGCGATCGCGTTGGGCCACCCGCTCGGCGCGTCCGGCGCGGTGCTGATGACCCGCATGATCAACCACATGCGCGACAACGGGATTCGCTACGGCCTGCAGACCATGTGCGAGGGCGGCGGCACCGCCAACGCCACTCTGGTCGAACTCGTCGCCTAG
- a CDS encoding IS3 family transposase (programmed frameshift) — MPKEQSPGKPTTRRYSAEEKAAAVRMVRTLRAELGTEQGTVQRVARQLGYGVESVRTWVRQVDIDEGLAPGVTTSESKKVKELEQEIRELKRANEILKRAAKFLRGGARPPTQEIVDFIDDNRGEFGVEPICTVLRSAGLQVALSTYYDAKARVPSARALRDAVLGPALCQLWKDNYCVYGARKLWKTARRDGHDVGRDQVARLMRAAGIEGVRRGKRVRTTKADPAAARHPDLVHRNFAAAAPNQLWVTDLTFVPTWAGVAYVCFIIDAHSRMIVGWRVASHMRTSMVLDALEMARWPRGTTLQDLICHSDAGSQFTSIRYGERLAEIGAVPSIGTVGDSFDNALAETVNGYYKAELIYGPARSGPWKTVEDVELATLSWVHWHNTSRLHSYLGDIPPTEFEAAFYDAYRTDQPLIGIQ, encoded by the exons ATGCCGAAGGAACAGTCGCCCGGGAAGCCGACGACACGTCGATACAGTGCCGAGGAGAAGGCCGCCGCGGTGCGGATGGTCCGCACCTTGCGCGCGGAGCTGGGCACCGAGCAGGGCACAGTGCAGCGGGTCGCTCGCCAGCTCGGCTACGGAGTGGAATCGGTGCGCACCTGGGTCCGTCAGGTCGACATCGACGAAGGCCTGGCTCCTGGGGTGACGACCTCGGAGTCGAAGAAGGTGAAGGAACTCGAACAGGAGATCCGAGAACTCAAGCGTGCCAACGAGATTCTGAAGCGAGCGGCAA AGTTTCTTCGGGGCGGAGCTCGACCGCCAACACAAGAAATAGTCGATTTCATCGACGACAATCGCGGGGAGTTCGGGGTCGAGCCCATCTGCACGGTCCTGCGCAGCGCAGGCTTGCAGGTGGCCCTGAGCACCTACTACGACGCCAAAGCCCGGGTCCCATCGGCGCGGGCCCTGCGCGACGCCGTCCTCGGGCCGGCGTTGTGCCAGCTCTGGAAAGACAACTACTGCGTCTATGGGGCCCGCAAACTCTGGAAAACGGCTCGTCGCGATGGTCATGACGTCGGTCGCGATCAGGTGGCCCGGCTGATGCGGGCCGCAGGCATTGAGGGGGTCCGGCGCGGCAAACGGGTGCGGACCACCAAAGCTGACCCAGCCGCGGCGCGGCACCCGGACTTGGTGCACCGCAACTTCGCCGCGGCTGCCCCGAACCAGCTCTGGGTGACCGACCTGACATTCGTGCCGACCTGGGCCGGGGTGGCCTACGTGTGCTTCATCATTGACGCACACTCGCGGATGATCGTGGGGTGGCGGGTGGCTTCGCACATGCGGACCTCGATGGTTCTCGACGCGTTGGAGATGGCACGTTGGCCACGCGGAACTACATTGCAGGACTTGATATGTCACTCAGATGCCGGGTCGCAATTCACGTCCATTCGCTACGGCGAGCGGCTCGCTGAGATCGGCGCAGTCCCGTCAATTGGGACCGTTGGAGATAGTTTCGATAACGCTCTCGCGGAGACAGTCAACGGTTACTACAAAGCCGAGCTGATCTACGGGCCGGCTCGAAGCGGACCGTGGAAGACCGTCGAGGACGTAGAACTCGCCACCCTCAGTTGGGTCCACTGGCACAACACCAGCCGCCTGCACAGCTACCTCGGCGACATCCCACCCACGGAGTTCGAAGCCGCGTTCTACGATGCATACCGGACCGACCAACCCTTGATCGGAATCCAATAG
- a CDS encoding CaiB/BaiF CoA transferase family protein translates to MSGQAPLAGITVVAMEQAVSAPMCTRVLADFGARVIKVENPKGGDFARDYDDVVNGPGGLAAHFVWCNRGKESVTLNTKSPEGIELLHRLLDRADAFVSNLAPGATARLGLAPADLAERHPNVLPVEIDGYGPGGPISHKRAYDLLVQAEAGSCAVTGYPGMPAKPGPPVADFTTGLYAAMSIVALLLGRARGNAPDGPAPSVELSLFDVMTDVMGYQLTYTQHSGIDQQPLGVSSPAVAPYGAYKTRDGQTVVLGTTNDREWQRVAREIINRPDLADDPRFATNPDRCAHREILDEAIGSWCAQHDLVDIQRIADEAGIGNSRYNVPSEVVAHPHLTARDRWRTVATPKGDIQALRPPPVISGFEQPMGPIPALGEHTDKVLAELGLAADDIARLRADGVIGPEVS, encoded by the coding sequence ATGAGCGGGCAGGCCCCGCTGGCGGGGATCACCGTCGTCGCGATGGAGCAGGCGGTGTCCGCCCCGATGTGCACCCGGGTGCTCGCGGACTTCGGCGCCCGGGTGATCAAGGTGGAGAACCCCAAGGGCGGCGACTTCGCCCGCGACTACGACGACGTCGTCAACGGTCCGGGAGGGCTTGCGGCGCACTTCGTGTGGTGCAACCGGGGCAAGGAGTCGGTGACGCTGAACACCAAGTCCCCGGAGGGGATCGAGCTGCTGCACCGGTTGCTCGACCGCGCGGACGCGTTCGTCTCCAACCTGGCACCCGGTGCGACGGCCCGGCTGGGCCTGGCACCCGCCGACCTCGCCGAGCGTCACCCGAACGTCCTCCCGGTCGAGATCGACGGCTACGGGCCGGGCGGGCCGATCTCACACAAACGCGCATACGACCTTCTGGTCCAGGCCGAGGCCGGATCGTGCGCGGTCACCGGCTATCCCGGAATGCCCGCCAAACCCGGGCCGCCGGTAGCCGATTTCACCACCGGGCTGTACGCGGCGATGTCGATCGTCGCGCTGCTGCTCGGCCGCGCCCGCGGTAACGCCCCCGACGGGCCCGCGCCGTCGGTGGAGTTGAGCCTGTTCGACGTCATGACCGACGTGATGGGCTATCAGCTGACCTACACCCAGCATTCGGGCATCGACCAGCAACCGCTGGGTGTGAGCTCACCCGCGGTCGCGCCGTACGGGGCCTACAAGACGCGCGACGGGCAGACCGTGGTGCTCGGCACCACCAACGACCGGGAGTGGCAGCGGGTCGCGCGCGAGATCATCAACCGCCCCGATCTGGCCGACGACCCCCGCTTCGCCACCAACCCCGACCGGTGCGCGCACCGCGAGATCCTCGACGAGGCGATCGGATCCTGGTGTGCCCAACACGATCTCGTCGACATCCAGCGGATCGCCGACGAGGCCGGGATCGGCAACTCCCGCTACAACGTGCCCAGCGAGGTCGTCGCGCACCCGCACCTGACCGCCCGCGACCGGTGGCGCACCGTCGCCACCCCGAAGGGAGACATCCAGGCGCTGCGGCCGCCGCCGGTGATCAGCGGCTTCGAACAACCCATGGGGCCGATCCCGGCGCTCGGTGAGCACACCGACAAGGTGCTGGCCGAACTGGGTTTGGCCGCAGACGATATCGCGCGGCTACGGGCCGACGGAGTGATCGGACCGGAGGTGTCGTGA